GCTCGGTCTCCTCGAGCGGTTCAGGTGGTTCGGGCTGATCGCGGTGCCGGTAGTCGGGACCGTCGACGCGCACGACGCGGAACCGCTCGGCCATCGCGTGAATCTCCCGCAGGAAGTCCACGGCGGCGAACCTGCCCTCGCCCAGCTTGTCGGGCAGTGTGTTCGAGGTCGCGGCCACCCTCACTCCGGCGTCGGTGAGTCTGCTCAGCAGCTGGGTGACCAGCATCGTGTCCCCGGGGTCGTCGAGCTCGAACTCGTCGATGGCCAACAGTCGATGGCCGGAGAGCCTGCGCACGGCCTCGTTGAAGCCGAGCACACCCACGAGATTGGTCAGCTCGACGAACGTGGCGTAAGCCTTCGGCTGCTCGACCTCGTGCCAGAGCGAGGCGAGCAGGTGCGTCTTGCCCACGCCGAAACCGCCGTCCAGGTAGAGCCCGGGCAGGCCACCGGAGTGGCCGTTCCTGCCTCCCCGGCCGAACAACGAGCGCAACCAGGACCCTCCACCGGAGGCGGAGCGTCCGGTATCGGCGGCGAACTCCCTGCAGGCGGCGACCGCCGCGGCCTGACTGGGCTCCGCCGGGTTGGGCAGGTAGTTGTCGAACCGTACTTCGTCGAAGCGCGGTGGAGGAGTCAGCGCGGCGACCAGTTCGTCGGAACCGAGCTCGGGATGGCGGTCGACCAGGCGCGGCATGCTCATGCTGGAACTGTAACCGGAGGCTCGTGGCTGCCCGTGGGCGTGCTGTGATGGGACCATGCAGCAGCTGTGGCCCGTTCCAGAGACGAAACAGGTGGACAGCGAGCCGGAAACGGCCGACGAGCTGGAAAGTTTCTACGAGTACCCCTCGGAGCTGAGTCGCCCGTGGGTGAGGGTGAACTTCGTCTCCAGCCTGGACGGCGCCGCGGCGGTGAACGGCGGTTCACGCGGGTTGTCCAGCCCCGTGGACCGACGCGTGCTCTCGCTGATCCGGGATCTCTCGGATGTCGTGCTGGTCGGGGCCGGAACCGCGGCGGCCGAGGGATACCGGGGATTGCGGCGCACCGAGGCGCGCACCCGACGACGTGCCGAACGCGGTCTGGGTGAAGTGCCCCCGATAGCGGTGGTCACCGGCAGCGGTTCGATCGACCCAGCATCGCCGCTGCTCACCGACACGGTCACCACCCCGATCGTGCTCACCAGCGAGGCCGCGCCCGTCGAGCGCGTCGCCGCGCTGACCGAGGCGGGCGCCGATGTGGTGACGGCCGGGCGGAACGAGGTCGACCTCCCGACGGCCCTGCGGGAGCTGGCACGGCGCGGGCTGTACCGCATCGGTTGCGAGGGTGGTCCCGGCCTGTTCGGAGCCCTGATCGCCGCTGACGTGGTCGACGAACTCTGCCTCACCGTGTCACCACTGCTGACCAGCGGGGACACCAGTAGGATCGCCACAGGCCCAGTGGCCGGAACACCGCGTGGCATGCGGCTGCTCTCGGCGCTGTACGCCGACGAATCGATGCTTCTGCTCCGCTACGGGAGACTGGCCGAGTGACCGACGGGGTCGATTCCGACCAACAGCTCGACGAGCGCGTCCGCGAAGACAGCGCACTGCTCATGGCGGCCAGGAACGGCGACACCTCGGCGTTCGACTCCCTCGTTCGCACGCACACCGACAAGCTCTACCGCGTGGCACTGCGGATCGTGGGCGATCCGGCGGAGGCGGAGGACGCCGTGCAGGACGCCTGGGTCTCCGCCTGGCGCTCGCTGGCCACGTTTCGCGGTGACTCCGCCGCGTCGACGTGGCTCTACCGGGTGGTCACCAACGCGGCGCTGAGCCAGGTCCGCAAACGGCGCCCCACGGTTCCGCTGGACCCGACCGACGAATCCATGACCCCGGTGGGGAATACGGGGAACCCGGAGGGAACGGCCTTACGCGAGGAGGAGACCAGACGAGTGCACGCGGCGATATCCCGCCTCGAAACCTCCCAACGACTGCCACTGGTGCTGCGTGAGCTCGAGGGGATGAACTACGAGGAGGTCGCCGAAGTGCTGGAGGTGAACGTCACCGCGCTGCGGTCTCGGCTCCACCGGGCACGTCTGGCACTGTTGGCCGAATTGAAGGAGGTGCCTTGAACGAAGAGAACTTCGCTTCGGATCGGCGCCTGCCCTGCGGTCAACGTGTCGGCGAGCTGATCGGATATCACCTGGACGGTGTACCCCCGGCGTTCGAGGAGCACCTGCGGGACTGCCCGCACTGTCGGGCGGAGCTGGCGGAGATATCCCGGCGCTGGCGACCGGTGCGACGACTGGCACGGAGTCACGCGGTCCCCTCGAACGACCTGGTGGACCGAACGCTGACCACCCTGCGCGGACTGCGCGACAGGCACGGTGGCCAACCGCTGGAACTGTCACAGGAGCACGGCAAACTGCTCATCCAGGCAGCGGCGACGCTGAGCCTGACGCGACGGCTGAGCGCGGAGGTCCTGGACGACTTCTCCGGCATGGCGATGCGCTCGTGCCTGATGGCGGACGAGGCGGTGCGCGTCGATGTGGTGGCCGCCTACCCGACGGCCGCTCACGAATTCCTGCCCGAGATCCGTCGCAGGCTGGTAGCCGCGCTGCACGGCTATCTCGGCGCGGGAACCCCGGATGTCTCCGTACGACTGGCCGATGTCGTTCCGCCGTGGGACGGAACCGGGGAAGAAACTGACATTCCCCCAATCGGGTGATAACACGTATCGAGCCGGAAGACCGCGGCACGAATTAGCATCTGATCGGGTACCAGTCCACACCGACCAACCCCGTCATCAGCTCGGAAGGCGGGGCGACCGGTGTTTCCGAAAGGAGTCGGCATGACGCAGTCGGGCAGCAGCTCCACCCGTTCGAGCAAGTCGGAGTCCACGCAGTCGGAACAGCCGGGCGGCACGGACGTGACCGGTATCCCGGAGTCCCGTTCGCCGGACACACCCGCGCGCCTGGCGGACGACACCTCGCAGGGCAGGACCAGCATCTCCTCCTCGGTGGTGCAGAAGATCGCCGGAATCGCCGCGCGGGAGATCTCCGGTGTGTACTCGATGGGTGGCGGCGTGTCACGCGCTTTCGGTGCCCTGCGGGAACGCATCCCCGGCGGCACCGGGAGTTCGAACGTTTCGGGCGTGCAGGTGGAGGTCGGGGAACGCCAGACCGCGATCGATCTGGACATCGTCGTGGAGTATGGTGCCGCGATCGTGGATCTCGCCCGTGCGGTACGCCGCAATGTGATCCACAGTGTGGAACGCATGTGCGGCTTGGAGGTGACCGAGGTCAACATCTCGGTCAACGACATCCACCTCCCCTCCGAGGACGAGGAGGAGACCACCCAGCAGAACGGGACGGGATCACGAGTGCAGTGACCGGCTGAGCGGTGACTCTGCCCGGTATCCCCGTCCGAAAACGTTGTGCGTCCCGAACCACGCCACGACAGCACGGGAGCACGAGGATGACCACGGAGAACGAGACCACACGGGAGCACGAGCACGTCGCCGAACGGATAGCGGCAGCGGCCCTCGAACACCCCTGTGTGGTCCGGCTGGACGGCGGGGAACACGGAATCGTCGCCACCCACCTGCCCGGGCGACGGGTGACCGGCGTCCGAACCACCGCGGACACCGGCGACGCGACCGAGGTGTGTGTCGTGCTGCTGCTGCGACGTCCCGTTCCCGAGCTAGTGGCCGAGATCCGGGAGAGGATACGCGAAGTGACCGATGAAACGATGATCGACGTGACCGTCGCGGACGTGCTGGCACCGGAACACGAACCGGAGTCGAACCACGGGACGGGTGAGGCGAGGTGATCGGTTCGCGCCGGGATGCGGATTCGCATCGGGGTTCGGATTCGCGCCGCGCCTCTGATGAAGCCAGTGAAGCGCGGGTCCGACTGCGGGAGTTCGTACGTGCGAACCATCCCGACGTCGGTGGTGATCCCGAAGTCTTCGCCGCCGGTGTCGCGGAACTACAGTCGGCACGGGACGGAGTGCGCTCGCCGAGCGAACCACCGACTCCCCTGCCCGGCGAACGGGGAGACGGGCCGGTGGTGCTCGTGCGTCGGCACGGTCTGCGCGGGCTGCTGGCCCGGATACGGGAATGGCGAGCACGCCGCGGGCGCGGGCCGCGAGTCGTATGACCGCGGCGGTCACGTACCGACCGAACACACGCCGGCTCGCGGGACGAATAGGAAGGTTGTGCCATGAACGCGACACAGACCGGTTTGATCGCCGGGCTGATTCTCGGCGTAGCGGTTACCACTGGTGGTTTCACCGCCTTTCTGATCACGTTGGCGGTCGGTCTGATCGGCTTCGTGGTGGGCCGGTTCGTGGACGGCGACATGGAGTTCGGTGACCTGTTCGGACGGGGTAAGGACCGGTGACCGGGACAGTGGGCACCGCCGAGAGCGCCGCGACGACACGTTCCGAGCACGGCGGTATCACCGAGCCGTCGGAGCGCGGTGGACTGCGGATCGACCGGGGAGTGCTGCGCAGAATCGCCGAACACGCGGCGGACTCCGTGTCGAACTGTGTCCGGACGCGACGGCGCGTGGCGGGACTCGGTACGGGCGAGCACGGAGCGACGGCACGGTTGGCCGGTCCGGAACGACAGTTGCGGATACGTCTGGACCTCGCGCTGCGTTATCCGGCACCGATCGCCGAGACCGTGAGCGCCGTTCGCGAACGAGTGCGCACCGAGCTGGAACGCATGGCGGACTGCCGGGTCGCCACGGTGGACGTCACGGTCACCGCGCTGGTGCCACACCCCACCGCCCCACGAGTGGAGTAGCCGCTCCCACTGGAAGGACTGCCGACCGATGCGTGCGTTCGTTCGAATCCTCACCACGCTGTTGGGACTGCTGTTCCTGGCCGCTGGTCTGCTGCTGGTGATCGAAGCGGTACGAGCCGCCGTCTCTACCGGTGCGGATCCGCTGCTGGTGGGTCGTGCCACCATGCGAGACGAACTGGCCGGAGTCTCCTGGCGGGACACGCTGGTGCGAACGGGGGCGGCCGTCACCGCCGTGCTCGGCCTGCTGCTGATTTTCGTGGCCGCCCGGGCCGGTAGGGGAGACATCAGGCTGCACGACCCCGCGCCGGAGGTGGTGGTGGTCACCCGTCCTCGGTCACTCGCACGGCTGGTCGGCCACCGGGTTCGGGAGCAGGACGGGGTGGCAAGCGCGTCCGTGGTCGCGCGCCGCAAAGCGGTGCGGGTGAACGCGGTCAGCCAATTCACCGAGGTCGGTGACCTCGAACCCAGACTGCGGGAGACCGCTCGTGCCGCGACGGAGGAACTGCCGCTGGTCACGCCCCCGAAGGTCTCGGTCGCGGTCAAACCGGCGAAGCAGCGATGATCACAAGGCTGTCGAGGAGCGATCATGGCGGTTGAGCAGTCGAGCACACCGAGACACACCGAGCGGACCGCGAACCGGCTGGGACGCTCGCTGACCTTCGAGCGGACGATCGTTCACGTGGTCGGGACGCTGGCGGTACTGGCGGGTGCGCTGACACTGCTGGTGGGCTCGGGTGTCCTCGGGGTGTACCGGGCGGACCGCCCGGTACTGGACCCGCTGCTGGAGCGGTGGATCCGGGACAATCCCCGGTTGAGCCTCACGGCAGTGGCCGTGCTGGGCGTGCTGCTGGTGCTGCTGGGACTCTGGTGGCTGATCCACGCGTTGCGTCCGGAGAACCGCCCGGACATCCACATCGGCGGCGGTACCGCGGGAACCACCTCGCTCACCGGGACGGCGTTCACGGACGCGGTGCGGACCGACGCGCGCGAGGTCAGCGGTGTGACCCGAGCACGGGTGCGTACCACCGGCACCGCCGAGAACCCCGGGCTGCGGATGGTGCTGTCGTTGCAGCACGGCACCGACGTCCGTCAGGTCTGGGAGGAACTGGACGAGAAGGTGCTCTCCCGAGCCCGCGAGGCGCTCCGTGTCGAGACGCTGCCGACCGTTGTCCGGCTGAACCTGGACAGCTCACCGGCGCAACGCGTGCGGTGAGCTGTCCCGGCGCTCAAGCTCGTCCACCACCGCGAGTCGCTCCGATCGAGGCGAGCACCACGCACAGCACCGCGAGCCACTGTCCCGCGCCGAGCGCCTCCCGCAGCACCACCAGCCCGGCCAGGGCTGCCACGGCGGGCTCCAGACTCATCAGCACCCCGAAGACTCGCGGCGGAATACGGCGCAGCGCCTCCAGCTCCAGTGAGTAGGGCACGACGGAGGACATAAGGGCGACCACCAGTCCCACGGCCAGCACGTGCGGATCGAGCAGTGCGGTGTTCGACTCGACCACCCCGAACGGGAGCACCAGCACAGCGCCGACCGCCATCCCGACGGCGAGCCCGCCTCCGCCCGTGGTGCGGTCACCGAGTTTGGCCCCCATCAGGATGTAGCCCGCCCAGAACACCGCCGCCAGCAGCGCGAAGGCGACCCCCAGCGGATCGAGTCCGCCCTCCACGCGGGAGAGCAGCAGGACGCCGGTGGCGGCGAGCAGCGCCCAGACCACGTCGAGCTTGCGACGGGAACCGAAAACCGCCACCGACAGCGGCCCCAGGAACTCGATGGTGACGGCGATACCCAGCGGAATCCGCTCGAAAGCGTGGTAAATGCTGGTGTTCATCCCGGCGAGCATCGCGCCGTATCCGGCGACGACGAAAAAGGTCCTGCGGTCCATCCGCAACGCGGGACGCCACACCAGCAGCAGCACCAGCGCGGCGAAGGTGAGTCGGATCGCGCTCACGCCGAACGCACCGGCCATGGCGAACAGCTGCTTGGCGAAGGCGGCACCAACCTGCAGACTGATCATGCCGGTGACCACGAGCACGGGAGGTGGCACGGCCCCGAAAGCACGGGTGGCCAGCGCGCCGAACCGCCCGTCGGGATGCCGCCCGGCTGACGATGCCTCGTCCAGTTGTGCCACGGTCGCGTTCCATTCCTGTCCGAATCGATGCTGCACGGGTCGACGACGTTCGCCACCACCGGTGTCCGCGCGGGTGCCCGTCTCGCGGGACACGGGGAACTCCGTTCGGAAAACGTGTAAGAACGTTCACCGAGTCAACGCGTTGCCGCGCTGACGTTGACCCGCGTGGGCCTTCCCGTGGCGATACCCATTGCCACCGAGGGTGGGCTTAAGCGGGTTTCCAGCGGGCTCGTTTAGCCTCACGGCGCAACTCGCCGAAGAGGTGTCGTGCTCAACAAGAGCAGCGAGGTTACGCGCTGCGTTGAGGTCCCGGTCGAGGACCAGGCCGCAATGTTCGCAGCGGTAGACCCGTTCGGACAGGCGCAGTTTGGCTTTCACCGCGCCGCAGTCGTTGCAGGTCTTCGAGCTGGGGTGCCACCTGGACGCGACGTGGGTGTGCACGCCGGACCAGGCTGCCTTGTACTCGATCTGACGCCGGAACTCGCCCATGCCGACCCCGGCAACGTGCCGGGACAAGCGCCGGTTGGACATCATTCCTGTGACGTTGAGGTCTTCCAGCACGATCGCACCGTGCTCGCGCACGAATCGGCTGGAGAGCTTGTGCAGCCCGTCTCGGCGGGCGTTCGCGACGAACGCGTGCAGCTTGGTGATGCGGGCTTGCGTTGCACGCCACCGGTTCGACGGCTTCTGCCGAGTGCGCCGATCCGGACCGGTGCGGCGGGACGCCTGGCGTTGCAGCCTGCGTAGTTCTTTCTGCGCGGCTTCGAGGTGGCGTGGGTTCGGCACAACCTCGCCGGTCGACAGCACCGCGAGGGACTTGATGCCCAGGTCGACACCCACGGCGCTGTCCGGGTCGGCGGGTGGAGGATCGTTGCGCTGGATTTTCACTGAGAACGACACGAACCACCGGCCGCCCCGGAAGCTCACCGTGGCGGACCGGATCGTCGCGGACCCGCGCTCCACGTGCCGGGCGAGTGTGCGGGTGGACTCGTGGGTGCGCACCGTACCGATACGCGGCAGCGTCACATGCCGACGGTCCGAATCGGCGAGACCGAACGAGCCGGTGGTGAACCGACACGACCAAGTGTGGCGCTTGCCCTTGAACCGGGGGAACCCCACCGTTTTCCCGGCGCGCTTGCCGGTGCGGGACTGATGCCAGTTACCCAGCGCGTCAGCCAGATTGGCCAGCCCGGTGGCGTAGGCTTCCTTGGAGTTCTCGCCCCACCACGGGGCCACCTCGTCCTTGGCCGCGTTCCAGTCTCTGCGCAGCGAGCACGCCGACCACGAGATCGACGGCGTCAGCTCCTCGGCCGGGATGCCGTAGGACGCTTCGGCCTTGCGCTGGTCCATGACCGCTTTCACGCGGGCGAGCCCCCAGTTGTAGGCGAATCGCTGAGCACCGCAGTGCGACCGCAGCTGGTCTTCCTGCTGTGAGTCCGGGTCGAGCGCAAACCGGTACGCCTGGATCACCTCGGTCACGATCGCGGCTCCGCAGCGCACGCGGCAAGACCGTTCTGAGCGCGTTTCTTCGCCGACCGGCGCCCGTACAACCGGGCGCACATCGAGGTCAATACCTCGGTGATGTCGCGCACCACATCCTCGGCGACCTCTTCGTTGTTGAGCACGACAATGGTGCGCCCGGTCGCGGACAGTGCGGCTTCCAGGTGCTCGACGCCGAATCGGGCCAACCGATCGCGGTGCTCGACCACGATGCAGGAGACCTCGGCGTCGGCGAGGAGTTTCGCGAGCTTGGCGCGACCGCCGTTCATGCCGGACCCGACCTCGGTGATGGTCGCGTTCAGGGTGATGCCGCGCTTGCTGCATTCTTCCGCGACACGGCCAGCCTGCCGATGCAGGTCGTCTTTCTGGTCGGCGCTGGACACGCGGCAGTACGCGACGGTACGGCCAGTCGATTCCTTCGGCGGCTCGACCAGGATCGTGCCGGTAGGAAGCTGACGAGCGGCAACCGGCAGAGTGCCCGCGTGGAACCAGTTCAGCGCGGTTCGATACGAGACACCCTGCTCGCGCGCCCACTCCTTCAGCTTCATGCGTACAGTTTAGCACACATTGACGCGGATCTACTCATAACCTGGAACAGCGGAATACCCCGTTCCGCCTCGGTGGTGCTGTCCCGCTGCCGGGAAGTAAGAAGCGCCACGAGCGGTGGGGCCGTCGGTACTGCCGGAGGACCGGCCGGACGGCAGACTACTGCAACACCGCCTTACCGGTACCACCGACATGACCGCCGCGACCGTTCACCCGCTTCTCACACCGACCGTGCGATGATTCCCGGAGTGCACAGGGGAGGGAAGGCGCCCGTCCGAGTCAGCACACCGCGCCGAGAAGGAGTTCACGTGCCGCGCGTCATCGGCAGAGTCGGTGTCATCCTGCTGCTTCTGGTGCTCACGGCGTGTTCCGCGGGACCGTCCGACCGTCCGGCCGTGGCCTATCGGGACGACGGGAACTCCGGTGCGCGAACCCCGCGGAACTCCGAGCCACGAACCGTGCCGCCGCTGGGGCCGTCGAGCCACAACGCGCTGGACTGGTCGGACTGCACCGCCGCTACCAAAAGTGAGCTGGATTCGAGCCACTCCCCCGGAGACATGCGGTTCTCGTGCGCGAACCTGCTGACCAACACCGATCCCCCCGGGGCCGTGCGCGGTGGCACCACGCGGATCGCGCTGCTGACCGCCGGGTCCGGTGATGTCCCACTGGTGGTGGTCAACGACATCCGCGGCGCACCGGGAACAACCTTCGCCGCGCGCCTCGCCACGCGGCTGCCCGATCGGATGCTGCGCGAGTTCAGGATCATCGGAATGGACCGCCGGGGCACCGGGGATTCCGATCCGGCGAACTGCGTGCCCGAACGGGAACGCGAGGCCATCACCCGGTTCGACTCGCGAGCGACCGATGACACGGCGTTGGACAGGTTGTTGGAATCGGTGCGTACGGCCAGCCAGAAGTGCCTGTTGGAACTGGAGCGACGAGCCCAGACCTACGACACGCGCCACGCTTCGAACGACCTGGAGGAACTGCGGCTGCAACTCGGCGTTCCCCGGCTGCACGCCATCGGACGTGGCGAGGGCTCGCGCGTGTTGAGCGTCTACGCGCGTGACCGTCCGAGCAACGTGGGCAGGATGGTCTTCGACGGTGCCCCGGATCCGGCGCTGAAAACCCTGGCGCAACTGAAACGGCGCGCCGACGGCGCCGAGCGGACCTTCGACGTGTTCGCCGCGAGGTGCCGCGACTCCGAGGAGTGCGCGCTGGGGGACTCGCCGAGGCAACGGCTGGACTCGCTCATCGAACGCACCCGCGGACAGGCCCTTCCGACGGACGGAGCGCCGCTCACCTCGGGAGAACTGACCAGAGCGGTGCTGCACGGTCTGGGGAACCGGGACGACTGGCCCCGGTTGACGCGGGCCATCGCGGCGGCCGAGGACGGCGACGGCAGCGCGCTGGCGGGCTTCGTCCGGGACTCCGAGGTCGGGGCCGACCGGCTGGGACAGCGCATGGTGACACGCTGCAACGACACGATGTCACGGCTCCCGCCGGAGCGAGCGCGCGACATCGCCGAGGAATGGGTCGACAGCAGACCACTGTTCGGCGGCGTGTTCGCACAACGACTGATCAGGTGCTCGACATGGCCCAGACCGCAACAGGCGATGCCTTCGCCAGGCAACGGCCGACTGCCGCGCATACCGGTGATAGCCACCGAGAACGATCCCCTGACCCCCGCGACCGGCAGTGAGAACATGGCCGCCACGCTGCCCAACGGCAGCAAGGTGAGCTGGCTGGGAAGCGGGCACGGTGCGCTGGGGCGGTCCGACTGCGTCACGGAACTCGTCAGCGGATTCCTGGTCGAGGGCGAGGTTCCGCCCCGCGACGCGGCCTGTCCGGCGTGATGCCGCGCCCGGGGAGCGGAATCCCCCGCGGATTCGCTCGCGGTGCCCTCGCGAACAAGGCCCGACGTGGCGTATCCGACCACTCGACGTCGGGCCTTCCCGTAGCCAGGGCGGACGGCGGGGCTCAGTTCCGCGAGCACATGCGGAACCCGGGTCCGCGGGGTCCCGTCAGCAGCTGCTGCAGCACCCGCAGGAGGGACCACTGCAACTGGCGCAGCAGCTGCACCCACCGAACTGTGTTTCCGTCGCGGTCTGTGCCACGGCTTGCTCCATGACGGCCTCCTGATCGCAGGAATATCGACACGTCGATGCTGCCCCGCCGTCCGCGCCACGGATACCGCTGGACGGGCGACACCCGCGATCGAAAACCATTTCCGGTTCGGTACCGGCGCTTCGTCGGTGTCCGCCCCGGCCGCGATCAGCCGCGCCCTACTCGACCAGCCGCGGGAGGTTCCGCCCGGACCGGAACGAGGGAACCGCTCGAACGAAGCCCCACCAGCCGCTTTCCGAACCGATCAGGTGGCTCCGGTGAACGTTCGATACGGGCGCGTGGAAGGGCACGGAGGGTTACCGTGGAAACATGTCACGCGCCGAGCACGGCGAACCGGACGAGCCGGCCGGCCGTTTCGCCGACGACCTGATCGGACTGGACCCGCAAGACCCGGAGGCGCAGGCGTTCGCCGCGCATCTGGACCGGATGCAGCACTGCGGTTCCCGAGCGACCGTCGAGGGCATGTTGCAGGGGGTCGGCGACTTCGCGCAGAGCGCGAACCGACTGCGGGGTGAGCGGAGACTGCTCGCCGTCGTCGTGGTCACGCTGATCCTGCTGGGAGTGGCCTTCACGATATGGAACGCCCTGGTCTTCATGGTGGCGGCTTTCTCCGGATGACTCCCGCCGTCCGGTGGGGCTCGCCGTTCGGTGGGCCCGCGCCTCCTGCGGTGCCGCCGCACTCGCGCGGAATTATCGTGGAGGTATGGATCCGGTAGTGGGAAGCACCCCCAAGGTCGTCAAGTCGGAACAACAGTGGCGGGAGCGACTCGGCCAGAACGAGTACGCCGTGCTGCGACAGGGAGCCACCGAAGCGCCGTACAGCGGTGACTACGTGGAGGAGAAGACCCAGGGCGTCTACGAGTGCCGCGCTTGTGGCGCCGAACTGTTCCGCAGCGGCACCAAGTTCGAGTCGCACTGCGGCTGGCCCTCGTTCTGGGACCCCAGCGACTCGGAAGCGGTCCTGCTCCGGGAGGACCGCTCGCACGGCATGGTGCGCGTGGAGGTGCTTTGCGCGTCCTGCCACAGCCACCTCGGCCACGTGTTCGAGGGAGAGGGCTACCCCACCCCGACCGACCAGCGCTACTGCATCAACTCCATCGCGCTGCGGCTGGAGCCGGACGAGAACGCTTGACCGAGGCGATCGAGCAGGCGGGGCGGAACTCCGGTCGGGATCAACGCATCCGGAAGGTGAAGTAGCGGGCGCTGCCCCCGCTTCCGGTGATCGCGGTCTCGGCCAGAGTTTCCACCCGCGCGGGCCAACCGAAACCTCGACTCGCAGCAGCGGCGTCACCGACGATCCGCGTCCAGGTCCTCGAGGATGCCATCAACGGTCACGCCGGTTCCCGTACTCGTCTCGAGCGCTCGGTGCGGCTCAGCGAAAACATCCGGTTCGGGGAGCTTTTCCGACGGCGAGGCATTCGACACGGCGTCGGAGCTCATGGCAGCCGCGCGACCAGGTCCTCCGACCCCACACGCGGCCCGGTGTAGAACGGGGTCTCCTCGCGCACGTGCAGCCGGGCCTGGGTGCCACGCAGGTGACGCATCAGATCGACGAGCCGGTGGAGCTCGTCCGCCTCGAAGGACAGGATCCACTCGTAGTCGCCCAGCGCGAAGGCGGGAACGGTGTTGGCCCGCACGTCCGGGTAGTCCCTGGCCTCCTTGCCGTGCTCGACGAGCATGTCCCGCCGCTCCTCGTCCGGGAGCAGGTACCACTCGTAGGAGCGCACGAACGGGTAGACGCACACGTAGGCACGCGGATCCTCGCCGGCGATGAACGCGGGCACGTGGCTCTTGTTGAACTCGGCGGGACGGTGCACGGCCACATTGCTCCACACCGGCTCGCTGGCCCGGCCGAGCGGAGTCTCGCGCCGGAAGTCCGAGTAGGCCGCCTGCAGGTCCTCGATCCGGGAGGCGTGCCACCAGATGAGGAAGTCGGCGTCGGCGCGCATGCCGGAGACGTCGTAGACGCCACGCACCACGAGATCCGAGGAGTCCTCGAGCCCTTCCAGGAACTGCCTGGTGCTCGCCCCGGCCTTCTCCCTGTCCTCGGGAAGTTCCCCGGCGCGGACGCGGAACACCGACCACATGGTGTAGCGGATCGTATCGTTCAACTCGGCGTAGTTCAGGCGGGCCATGCCGACCAGTCTGCCACCGTTCTTCCGCCCCGAGGCGGACAGGTGGGCGGGTGTGTGCCTCAGGTCGCGGCCAGCTGTTCCGCGATCGTGGACGCGGCCGACTCGCCGGTGCCGACGCACGCGGGGACCCCGACGCCGTGCAGCGCGGCGCCCGCCACTGCCAGTCGCGGTGTCCGCGAGACGGCGTCCTCGATACCGGCGACGATCTCGGAGTGCCCCACGCCGTACTGCGGCAGCCCACCGCCCCAACGAACGACGCTGCTCTGCGAGGGCGGGGCGGTCACGCCGGTGAGTTCGGCCAGATCGGCGCGTACCCGGCGGAGCAGTTCCTCGTCGTCCGGCCGCAGTT
This portion of the Actinopolyspora lacussalsi genome encodes:
- a CDS encoding cell division protein ZapE (product_source=KO:K06916; cath_funfam=3.40.50.300; cog=COG1485; ko=KO:K06916; pfam=PF03969; smart=SM00382; superfamily=52540) produces the protein MSMPRLVDRHPELGSDELVAALTPPPRFDEVRFDNYLPNPAEPSQAAAVAACREFAADTGRSASGGGSWLRSLFGRGGRNGHSGGLPGLYLDGGFGVGKTHLLASLWHEVEQPKAYATFVELTNLVGVLGFNEAVRRLSGHRLLAIDEFELDDPGDTMLVTQLLSRLTDAGVRVAATSNTLPDKLGEGRFAAVDFLREIHAMAERFRVVRVDGPDYRHRDQPEPPEPLEETELAERARATPAATFDDFEQLCAHLQRVHPSKYGRMVDDVAAVHLSGVHTVPNQGVALRVVALADRLYDRAVPVRVSGEPLSVLFGEEMLAGGYRKKYLRALSRLTALSRELATS
- a CDS encoding 5-amino-6-(5-phosphoribosylamino)uracil reductase (product_source=KO:K00082; cath_funfam=3.40.430.10; cog=COG1985; ko=KO:K00082; pfam=PF01872; superfamily=53597) — protein: MQQLWPVPETKQVDSEPETADELESFYEYPSELSRPWVRVNFVSSLDGAAAVNGGSRGLSSPVDRRVLSLIRDLSDVVLVGAGTAAAEGYRGLRRTEARTRRRAERGLGEVPPIAVVTGSGSIDPASPLLTDTVTTPIVLTSEAAPVERVAALTEAGADVVTAGRNEVDLPTALRELARRGLYRIGCEGGPGLFGALIAADVVDELCLTVSPLLTSGDTSRIATGPVAGTPRGMRLLSALYADESMLLLRYGRLAE
- a CDS encoding RNA polymerase sigma-70 factor (ECF subfamily) (product_source=KO:K03088; cath_funfam=1.10.1740.10; cog=COG1595; ko=KO:K03088; pfam=PF04542,PF08281; superfamily=88659,88946; tigrfam=TIGR02937), yielding MTDGVDSDQQLDERVREDSALLMAARNGDTSAFDSLVRTHTDKLYRVALRIVGDPAEAEDAVQDAWVSAWRSLATFRGDSAASTWLYRVVTNAALSQVRKRRPTVPLDPTDESMTPVGNTGNPEGTALREEETRRVHAAISRLETSQRLPLVLRELEGMNYEEVAEVLEVNVTALRSRLHRARLALLAELKEVP
- a CDS encoding hypothetical protein (product_source=Hypo-rule applied) produces the protein MNEENFASDRRLPCGQRVGELIGYHLDGVPPAFEEHLRDCPHCRAELAEISRRWRPVRRLARSHAVPSNDLVDRTLTTLRGLRDRHGGQPLELSQEHGKLLIQAAATLSLTRRLSAEVLDDFSGMAMRSCLMADEAVRVDVVAAYPTAAHEFLPEIRRRLVAALHGYLGAGTPDVSVRLADVVPPWDGTGEETDIPPIG
- a CDS encoding putative alkaline shock family protein YloU (product_source=COG1302; cath_funfam=3.10.20.90; cog=COG1302; pfam=PF03780); amino-acid sequence: MTQSGSSSTRSSKSESTQSEQPGGTDVTGIPESRSPDTPARLADDTSQGRTSISSSVVQKIAGIAAREISGVYSMGGGVSRAFGALRERIPGGTGSSNVSGVQVEVGERQTAIDLDIVVEYGAAIVDLARAVRRNVIHSVERMCGLEVTEVNISVNDIHLPSEDEEETTQQNGTGSRVQ
- a CDS encoding hypothetical protein (product_source=Hypo-rule applied; superfamily=56672), giving the protein MTTENETTREHEHVAERIAAAALEHPCVVRLDGGEHGIVATHLPGRRVTGVRTTADTGDATEVCVVLLLRRPVPELVAEIRERIREVTDETMIDVTVADVLAPEHEPESNHGTGEAR
- a CDS encoding hypothetical protein (product_source=Hypo-rule applied), producing the protein MIGSRRDADSHRGSDSRRASDEASEARVRLREFVRANHPDVGGDPEVFAAGVAELQSARDGVRSPSEPPTPLPGERGDGPVVLVRRHGLRGLLARIREWRARRGRGPRVV